TAAAATTGGTACTGCCGATATCGGTATTCGGCATGGATGTTTGGACGTATTTAAATTTTCCCTGATAGACTACTTGGTTTTTGGCCTTGATACATCCGTATACTTGGAATACCAAAAATACTGCTGTGAGTATTGACGCTACCCAAAGATTCCGTTTTAATCTGATCTTGAATGGGTTCGGTTCGCAAACGCCAACTATTTCAGGTTTTCTTAATTTAGAGGCTGTGTCCAAAGGAACTGCAGCTTCCATTGTATCGAAAGGAATAAATACTCCCTTGGACCAGAAAATTTCCTTATCCGTTCTTTCGGAAGAGATCATATATGGAGGAGAGATAAAGTCCTCGATTTGCGCCTTCTCTCCTGCGGAGACTTTCCAGTAAAATTCTCCCAATGCAAAGTCGGTGTTAGAGTCTGAATTAGCGAACCACTTGTAGGATCTTTTTTGGAAGATACGTTTTAGTCCAGGAGCCCATTTTGGAATTCCTGGCAGAGGCTCGAAATAGGTCCAGTTGTCCCCATTCTCATTCAACCAAGCATATCCACCTTTGTATCGGAGAAGATAGTCGGTCCAAGTATAAGTTTCGTCGTCTACTTCAGTGGATTTTCGTAATACTCCGATGACTTGGGATTCAGGAAGATTAGGTAACTTGATCGGAGTTCCTAAAGGAAGGAGAACATTATCTTTGGAAACCTGGTCGAATTTAGCGATGATCTTCAGATCATCACTTTCGGTGTCCATTACGGATCCACAATATTCGCAAGCTAAGGATTTGGAAAAATCAGGACTGAATTGATTAAGAGAAGCTCCGCACCCTTTGCATTGTATAGACTTTGCTGGGATCTGAGCTTGGTTGTAGGCAACTTCTTCTTGTCTTAGTCCGGTTAAATTCAATTCTTCTAATAGAGCAAAATTTCCGGAAAATAATAATGCAGGTGATTCGGAATAATCCAAGGTACCAAACATACCGTCTTCGCTTGCAAGATCCAATAGGACTGCTTCGTATCCGGTTTGGAATCCAATGGGGAGTTCACCTTCTCCGCCTATACAAACCGCTTTCATGATCTCTTTTAGAGTCCAGTTCTCCCCTAAGAAAAAACTGTCTCCCGGGGTGATCCTTTCTCGTCTGCCCGAGGCGATTACGATCGGATCTTCGTCGCCTTCCAAGGTCGGGATCTTGTCTGTTGGAATTCCTACATTTAGTTTTGTATAATAATAAGAACCTTGGGCTTCTCCCAGCCAGGCTGAACTTCCGTCTCCTTCCATGAGATGCCATTCGTTCCAGAAGCCTAATTCGAATTTAAGTTGGATCCTTCCTATGACCCTGAATGGAGTTCCTTTATAATTTCCTTGGGTCCCGAGTTGTATGATGGAATGATCGTCAGCGAGTTCTCCCGCTGTGCCGATCTTTTCTAGATTCACATCTTTTTTAAGAGAGAGAGTTTTACAACTGGAGCAAACCGCGTAAACGGATGCCTTATTGATGATAGGGACAGGGGCTCCGCAATTTGGACAACTTAGTTCGGACACAAAGAAAGGTGATAACTTCGGGAGGATACTCTGTCAATCCTGGTTTTACGGGGCCGAAAGAAAT
This Leptospira hartskeerlii DNA region includes the following protein-coding sequences:
- a CDS encoding DUF4178 domain-containing protein, producing the protein MSELSCPNCGAPVPIINKASVYAVCSSCKTLSLKKDVNLEKIGTAGELADDHSIIQLGTQGNYKGTPFRVIGRIQLKFELGFWNEWHLMEGDGSSAWLGEAQGSYYYTKLNVGIPTDKIPTLEGDEDPIVIASGRRERITPGDSFFLGENWTLKEIMKAVCIGGEGELPIGFQTGYEAVLLDLASEDGMFGTLDYSESPALLFSGNFALLEELNLTGLRQEEVAYNQAQIPAKSIQCKGCGASLNQFSPDFSKSLACEYCGSVMDTESDDLKIIAKFDQVSKDNVLLPLGTPIKLPNLPESQVIGVLRKSTEVDDETYTWTDYLLRYKGGYAWLNENGDNWTYFEPLPGIPKWAPGLKRIFQKRSYKWFANSDSNTDFALGEFYWKVSAGEKAQIEDFISPPYMISSERTDKEIFWSKGVFIPFDTMEAAVPLDTASKLRKPEIVGVCEPNPFKIRLKRNLWVASILTAVFLVFQVYGCIKAKNQVVYQGKFKYVQTSMPNTDIGSTNFRDNSFVTDVFELKGGPSENVEIQIEAPELDNKYLFFSAALINEDTDTAYDTSIETSYYHGVDDGESWSEGSKSDSKSLSEIPPGRYYLRLESQSDFPVGWGSDYNVKVIRDVMSPAPFFLFSIFLWLPLIYTFFRSYSFESKRV